From Plasmodium relictum strain SGS1 genome assembly, chromosome: 8, the proteins below share one genomic window:
- the PREBP gene encoding PRE-binding protein, putative has translation MGRKANNSSTLEEKTLNSSTILGNNIKENYINEKKQPGSKLNEKKTNKSAELTHNVQLNGNIQKKKENNLENKKINNVEENCVIKTKENKSEGNSGLQKKKKTNKKTKKDDNNKSNEDLIEEAKKEAKETSEKAKDGNIIGENIKKEDDNNSKEKSKDGKEKKEEEKKDSKKDIKLKEDERKKMENELNKKFLKITKIDNFKNINDKMEAEMKRKTEIELLISSINTSVSKSNAQTPRPINMKLSSVDIENKIKEAKLKKKKINPKNLEEVEEVNTYINYLEEQLNITKNYENFKNFQNRLVTLKKSCEEKLKENLKIINEIKIQEKKLKSVEKIIKLKKEKQNIQVKESDVINKEYSLPTDKYTTLIKPYNFMNRIQSKHFVYVDKINNNNFDKVCLYITGCKDDVENFITYLKNIDFTEKNYVHLSNKVFKIMLNICEGSFKKMEDDTNVFVHVDNDTLYYCGMKGDVENLKELIERAINEKNSNTKNVTKNIKLDSVLARGFNKGLLKDIENKTNTLIRMNYDSKTFEASATIKGSKSSDIEEAEGKLNDIFKNLDSEFVKFEERELFSLYKKCSYELNEIRKNLNLFIIRHDNGISLVGKKENINKALEILDYAKSIISNKTVKKKLTEEEAFLFNANYRSYIKSKTGAEVKIFNKSNYKELNISGNKNDIDKALQMIEDLLKKRKCTEVEINEKVIALLLSSKAQKIKEIEKDTSTSIQINKTNHIAQIYGHEDKIHLAKDILENLVLSESKESKFIPNNLYVTVEMSVETEHIGSIIGKKGRTINKIQEETFAKKIHIDKENKKIYIHGTQKTVDAAQKEILKILNRSKDDNSYYDRYKHSSNSVSAHRKSHKSTRSGRSNYRSESSKNGVYINTNDEKAFPSLHDVTNIQTKKNKKSANQANIKRQDEQPEVNENE, from the coding sequence ATGGGAAGAAAAGCAAATAACTCGTCTACTTTAGAAGAAAAAACCTTAAACAGCAGTACTATTTTAGGTAATAACATAAAAGAAAactatataaatgaaaagaaGCAACCAGGATCAAAATTAAACGAAAAGAAAACTAACAAATCCGCAGAGTTAACACACAATGTACAACTCAATGGAAAcattcagaaaaaaaaagaaaacaatttagagaataagaaaataaataatgtagAAGAAAATTGTGTAATTAAAactaaagaaaataaatcagAAGGAAATAGTGGACtacagaaaaagaaaaaaacaaataaaaaaacaaagaaggatgataataataaatctaATGAAGATTTAATAGAAGAAGCAAAAAAGGAAGCAAAAGAAACTAGTGAAAAGGCAAAGGATGGTAACATAATTggagaaaatattaaaaaagaggatgataataatagtaagGAAAAAAGTAAAGACGGAAAGGAGAAAAAAGAAGAGGAAAAAAAGGAttcaaaaaaagatataaaattgaaagaagatgaaagaaaaaaaatggaaaatgaattaaataagaaatttttaaaaataacaaaaatagataattttaaaaatattaatgacAAAATGGAAGCAGAAATGAAGAGAAAAACAGAAATTGAATTATTAATTAGTTCAATCAACACATCAGTATCAAAATCAAATGCACAAACACCTAGGCCAATTAACATGAAATTATCTTCAGTAgatattgaaaataaaattaaggaagctaaattaaaaaaaaagaagattaacccaaaaaatttagaagaaGTTGAAGAagtaaatacatatattaattatctAGAAGAACAATTAAACATCACAAAAAATTacgaaaattttaaaaattttcaaaatcgTTTAGTTACTTTAAAGAAATCTTGTgaggaaaaattaaaagaaaatttaaaaattataaacgaaataaaaatacaagaaaagaaattaaaatcagtagaaaaaataattaaattgaaaaaagaaaaacaaaatattcaAGTAAAGGAATCAGATGTAATCAACAAAGAATATTCACTCCCTACTGATAAATATACTACATTAATTAAACcttataattttatgaatagAATCCAAAGCAAACACTTTGTTTATgtagataaaattaataataataattttgataaaGTATGTTTATACATAACAGGTTGTAAGGATGATGtggaaaattttattacttatttaaaaaacattGATTTtactgaaaaaaattatgtgcATCTAAGTAATaaagtatttaaaattatgctGAATATTTGTGAAGGAAGTTTTAAAAAGATGGAGGATGATACAAACGTTTTTGTCCATGTAGATAATGATACTCTTTATTACTGTGGAATGAAAGGAGAtgtagaaaatttaaaagaattaatagaAAGAgcaataaatgaaaaaaattctaaCACAAAAAATGTTACAAAGAACATCAAATTAGATTCTGTTTTAGCTAGAGGATTTAATAAAGGTCTTTTGAAGGATATAGAGAATAAAACTAACACATTAATTAGAATGAACTATGATTCTAAAACTTTCGAGGCATCAGCTACTATTAAAGGAAGTAAGAGTAGTGATATAGAAGAAGCAGAAggaaaattaaatgatatttttaagaatttgGATTCAGAATTCGTAAAATTTGAAGAAAGagaattattttctttatataagaAATGTTCTTATGAATTAAAcgaaataagaaaaaatttaaatttatttattattagacATGACAATGGTATTAGTTTGGtaggaaaaaaagaaaacataaataaaGCTTTAGAAATATTAGATTATGCAAAAAGTATTATATCCAATAAAACAGTTAAAAAGAAACTAACAGAAGAAGAAgcctttttatttaatgctAATTATAGAAGTTATATAAAATCAAAAACAGGTGCAGAAGTGAAAATATTTAACAAGAGTAATTATAAGGAATTAAATATAAGTGGAAACAAAAATGATATAGATAAGGCTTTGCAAATGATTGaggatttattaaaaaagagaaaatgtACAGAAGtagaaattaatgaaaaagttattgcattattattatcatctaaagcacaaaaaattaaagaaatagaaaaagacaCTTCTACAAGTATTCAGATTAATAAAACTAATCACATAGCTCAAATATATGGGCATGAAGATAAAATTCATTTAGCAAAAGATATCTTAGAAAATTTAGTATTATCAGAAAGTAAAGAAAGTAAATTTATaccaaataatttatatgtgACAGTAGAAATGTCCGTAGAAACAGAACATATTGGTAGTATTATAGGAAAGAAAGGAagaacaattaataaaattcagGAGGAAACATTTGCTAAGAAAATACATatagataaagaaaataaaaaaatttatatacatgGAACACAAAAAACAGTAGATGCTGCtcaaaaagaaattttaaaaatattaaataggAGCAAAGATGACAATTCTTATTATGACAGATACAAGCATTCTAGCAATTCTGTTTCAGCTCATAGAAAATCTCACAAAAGTACAAGATCAGGTAGATCTAATTATCGTTCAGAGTCATCAAAAAATGGTGTTTACATAAATACAAACGATGAGAAAGCTTTCCCAAGTCTTCATGATGTAACTAATATTCAAAcgaaaaaaaacaaaaaatctGCAAATCAAGCAAACATAAAAAGACAGGATGAGCAACCAGaagtaaatgaaaatgaataa
- a CDS encoding E3 ubiquitin-protein ligase, putative — translation MDNENVNLRNDDLDKQKKEVKNSSDNNFYESNYIHKGENSKKTENILYMNYKEEFLKKNGVNIQLDMFNSNEKNKTLNYDNNIITNDVNKKQAIDLHKDVNDKEYKNDEDKKIDKNIKNEENINIDKNIKNEENINIDKHIKNDEDIKTNKNIKNDEEIKTDKHIKNDNNKEKRKKNKKVMNINYIVQYNRYKPTRIDVFKKRTINSFIKKNQNQYINCNFRYYVSEKDYLIQNIIGENIKWDKIEKVDYIIFDNTSISCPICLENNIISPRITKCRHIFCFFCILKYFIEEEKKTWKRCPICFEIINENDLRMVKFHYVKNYNIDDSISLCLLYTENNKINLKSDKLCFNNNFDITNKNFVKNNKVIDYKYFVNIDYMNKNLTSVSQNHSDQVIKLNLNLGVQFSKIFYIYNPLAIWIKDLSIFNFILTNKKMKSFISDVNVIEKAILDIKLRMSDYLNIPVEKLNPELNIDEEYFDSFYLYDNLAHDVYDSIEQIKKEMKLEIELSEYKKITKDKEFHIDSEKNNDSDLINLKDLNQVYFYQCIDGQCIYLDPFILKLLFYEYGYNVNELPTFLYNKKITYIDSFELDEKIRKRYCILSHLPLGVNIMFVSLNLDDMLSERTKNHFSKEISIRKAKHINILKKKKKEENHFKLLAEEEIERKEKSYWNLSSNKMNIEYDSNNIGSNTLNFYNDLKEEKYLHGELSDDTLFKYDDFLIEKKLIKTNSKEANYNTKNRADIAKNMNKKNMKNESKRNNSKNIIKNKNKNITTSKIEINNVKNENNQLPKRSFLEIAKTKCDVNVNKAQVTKKKEEKLSIGSGSVSINLLDLINSKESQKKKKKK, via the exons ATGGATAatgaaaatgtaaatttAAGAAATGATGATTTAGAtaagcaaaaaaaagaagtaaaaaatagttctgataataatttttatgagtCTAATTACATTCATAAAGGagaaaatagtaaaaaaactgaaaatatattatatatgaattataaagaagaatttttaaaaaaaaatggggTTAATATTCAGTTAGATATGTTTAATTCAaacgaaaaaaataaaacctTAAATTATGACAATAACATAATAACTAATGATGTTAATAAAAAGCAAGCAATAGACTTACATAAAGATGTAAAtgataaagaatataaaaatgatgaagacaaaaaaattgataaaaatataaaaaatgaagaaaatataaacattgataaaaatataaaaaatgaagaaaatataaacattgacaaacatataaaaaacgatgaagatataaaaactaataaaaatataaaaaatgatgaagaaataaaaaccgataaacatataaaaaatgataacaataaagagaaaagaaaaaaaaacaaaaaagtaatgaatataaattatatagttCAATATAACAGATATAAACCAACTAGGATAgatgtatttaaaaaaagaacaattaattcatttataaaaaaaaatcaaaatcaATATATAAATTGTAATTTCCGATATTATGTATCAGAAAAAGATTATTTAATACAAAATATTATTGGTGAAAACATTAAATGggataaaattgaaaaagttgattatataatttttgatAATACTTCTATATCATGCCCAATTTGTCttgaaaataatatcatCTCACCAAGAATTACAAAGTGTAGGCAtatcttttgttttttttgcattttgaaatattttattgaagaagaaaaaaaaacatggAAAAGATGTCCAATATgttttgaaataataaatgaaaatgatttaaGAATGGTGAAATTTCATTATgtcaaaaattataatattgaCGATAGTATAAGTCTCTGTTTATTATACacagaaaataataaaataaatttaaaatcaGATAAATTATGTTTCAATAACAATTTTgatataacaaataaaaatttcgtTAAAAATAACAAGGTAATagattataaatatttcgtAAACATTgattatatgaataaaaatttaacaaGTGTTAGTCAAAATCATTCTGATCaagttataaaattaaatttaaatttaggTGTTCAGTTTTctaaaattttctatatatataatccaTTGGCCATATGGATAAAGGATTtgtctatttttaattttatcttaactaataaaaaaatgaaatctTTTATATCAGATGTAAATGTCATAGAAAAAGCAATATTAGATATTAAATTAAGGATGAGcgattatttaaatataccTGTAGAAAAATTGAACCCTGAATTAAATATAGATGAGGAATATTTTGAttccttttatttatatgataatTTAGCTCATGACGTTTat GATAGTAttgaacaaataaaaaaagaaatgaaattaGAAATTGAATTATcagaatacaaaaaaataacaaaagatAAAGAATTTCATATTGATTCGgagaaaaataatgatagtgatttaattaatttaaaagatttaaatc aaGTATACTTTTATCAATGCATAGATGGCCAATGTATTTATTTAGATCCATTCATATTAAA atTACTATTTTATGAATATGGTTATAACGTGAATGAATTGCCAACGTTTTtgtataacaaaaaaattacatacaTAGATTCATTTGAACTAgatgaaaaaattagaaaaag atATTGTATTTTATCTCATTTACCTCTAGGAGTTAATATTATGTTCGTATCATTAAATTTAG aCGATATGTTATCAGAAAGAacaaaaaatcatttttca AAGGAAATATCTATAAGAAAAGCTAAGcacattaatattttaaaaaaaaaaaaaaaggaagaaaatCACTTTAAACTTTTAGct GAAGAAGAAAttgaaagaaaagaaaaaagttattGGAATTTATCTAGTAACAAAATGAATATAGAATATGACTCAAATAATATAGGCTCTAATACATTAAA tttttataatgatttaaaagaagaaaaatatttacatgGAGAATTAAGTGATGACACATTATTCAAATATGAtgattttttaatagaaaaaaaattaatcaaAACTAATTCAAAGGAAGCCAATTACAATACTAAAAATAGAGCAGATATTGCGAagaatatgaataaaaaaaatatgaaaaatgaatcaaaaagaaataactcaaaaaatattataaaaaataagaacaaaaatattactaCTAGCAAAATTGAAATAAACAATGTGAAGAATGAAAATAATCAATTACCTAAAAGGAGTTTTCTTGAAATAGCTAAAACAAAATGTGATGTTAATGTAAATAAAGCGCAagttactaaaaaaaaagaagaaaaattatctATAGGATCTGGTTCAGTAAGTATTAATTTGTTAGATTTAATCAATAGCAAGGaatctcaaaaaaaaaaaaaaaaaaaataa
- the HO gene encoding heme oxygenase, putative: protein MIKIILLICLNIFISNVYNRKIYNIIYKKNNKNNLVFINVLKCKQKYHLNAKKFINFKEIQLQRIKEYRKRSGPEKNNINYNLKDKYNYHENFLFVRNEVLPTLAKIENEKLKEKEKYKLLFRDINDYNILFTRQTFLQFLIDLYNIFLKIDEAFIIHKKDFSSLVYMGPMQLTNYLYNDIIYISSLVDNSGDITVSQYGIEYIYHLEELCERNKLKFLAHSYVFYKNFHLSKEHLLNSICKYLNIFKKLKSSTYVSDVSNFEYCLNKVSRKWSRWEKDNFLSGLYDATDKMMILTKHFQQIKK, encoded by the exons atgattaaaataattttacttatttgccttaatatatttatttctaatGTTTATAATAGAAagatttataatattatatataaaaagaacaacaaaaataatttagtatttataaatgttttaaaatgCAAACAAAAATATCATCTTAATGCTaagaaatttattaattttaaggAAATACAGCTTCAGagaataaaagaatatagaaaaagaagtGGACctgagaaaaataatattaattataatttaaaagataaatataattatcatgaaaattt tctTTTTGTGAGAAATGAAGTATTGCCAACACTAgctaaaatagaaaatgaaaaattaaaagaaaaagaaaaatacaaattattatttagagATATTAATGattataatattctttttacCAGACaa acatttttacaatttttaattgatttgtataacatttttttaaaaattgatgaagcttttataattcataaaaagGATTTTTCATCCCTTGTATATATGGGACCTATGCAATTAACTAATTATCTTTACAatgatattatttatatatcctCTTTAGTTgat aattcaGGTGATATAACAGTTAGCCAATATGGTATagaatatatttatcatCTTGAAGAATTATGTGAAAGAAACAAATTaa aatttttGGCTCATTCGTATGTATTTTATAAGAACTTTCATTTATCAAAAGAACATTTATTAAACAGTATTTGTAAATATCTgaatatattcaaaaaactAAAATCATCAACATATGTTTCTGATGTTTCTAACTTCGAA tatTGTCTGAACAAAGTGAGTAGAAAATGGAGTAGATGGGAAAAAGACAATTTTTTATCTGGACTTTATGATGCAACTGACAAAATGATGATATTAACAAAACATTTtcaacaaataaaaaaataa
- a CDS encoding ubiquinol-cytochrome c reductase complex subunit, putative — MSLHKEICKYIIKCGNKSIPKIQYEATRKKTSKITDFYKKFIFPYYFKYIRAPFERWQYCATTKFLREHGLMYDDMYSDKDPVIERALSLLPKDIQIKRYRRMLRGTHLNYLRLLLHPSEQNYDPYIPYLAPYIEEAKFQLQEEEELLGYHPYDRRLYSGGTTGFGDLEPGLHFLVSIPNVYGAAIPHIKKK; from the exons ATGTCTTTGCATAAAGAAATTTGTAAATACATTATAAAATGTGGTAATAAATCAATACCAAAAATTCAATATGAAGCAACAAGGAAAAAAACAAGTAAAATAACtgacttttataaaaaatttattttcccATATTATTTTAAGTATATTAGAGCACCTTTTGAAAGATGGCAATATTGTGCAAcaacaaaatttttaagaGAGCATG gATTAATGTATGATGATATGTATAGTGATAAGGATCCTGTTATTGAGAGAGCTTTATCTTTATTACCAAAAgatatacaaataaaaagatatagAAGAATGCTAAGAGGAactcatttaaattatttaagacTACTATTACATCCTTCAGAACAAAATTATGACCCTTATATACCATATCTAGCACCATATATAGAAGAAGCTAAGTTTCAACTACAAGAAGAAGAGGAGTTATTAGGTTATCATCCTTATGATAGAAGATTATATTCAGGAGGAACAACTGGATTTGGAGATTTAGAACCGGGACTACATTTTCTTGTTTCAATTCCTAATGTTTATGGTGCAGCTATTccacatataaaaaaaaaatga